A genomic segment from Gracilinanus agilis isolate LMUSP501 chromosome 1, AgileGrace, whole genome shotgun sequence encodes:
- the KCTD6 gene encoding BTB/POZ domain-containing protein KCTD6 produces the protein MENGDWAYMMTDPVTLNVGGHLYTTSLTTLTRYPDSMLGAMFGGDFPTARDSQGNYFIDRDGPLFRYVLNFLRTSELTLPLDFKEFDLLRKEADFYQIEPLIQCLNDPKPLYPVDTFEEVVELSSTRKLSKYSNPVAVIITQLTITTKVHPLLEGISNYFTKWNKHMMDTRDCQVSFTFGPCDYHQEVSLRVHLMEYITKQGFTIRNTRVHHMSERANENTVEHNWTFCRLARKTDD, from the exons ATGGAGAATGGAGACTGGGCCTATATG ATGACTGATCCAGTCACGTTAAATGTCGGCGGCCACTTGTACACGACGTCGCTCACCACGCTGACCAGGTACCCCGACTCCATGCTGGGAGCTATGTTTGGGGGCGACTTCCCCACCGCCAGAGACTCTCAGGGCAACTACTTCATCGACCGGGACGGGCCCCTCTTCCGCTACGTGCTCAACTTCTTGCGGACTTCGGAGCTGACGCTGCCTCTGGACTTCAAGGAGTTCGACCTGCTGCGGAAGGAGGCCGACTTCTACCAGATCGAGCCCCTGATCCAGTGCCTCAACGACCCGAAGCCGCTGTATCCCGTGGATACCTTCGAAGAGGTCGTCGAGCTGTCCAGCACGCGGAAGCTGTCCAAGTACTCGAACCCCGTGGCCGTGATCATCACGCAGCTGACCATCACCACCAAGGTGCACCCCCTGCTCGAGGGCATCTCCAACTACTTCACCAAGTGGAACAAGCACATGATGGACACCCGGGACTGCCAGGTGTCCTTCACCTTCGGGCCCTGCGACTATCACCAGGAGGTGTCCCTGCGCGTCCACCTCATGGAGTACATCACCAAGCAGGGCTTCACGATCCGCAACACGCGCGTGCACCACATGAGCGAGCGCGCCAACGAGAACACGGTGGAGCACAACTGGACGTTCTGCCGCCTGGCGCGCAAGACGGACGACTGA